The sequence AGACCAGCCGAGTTTCGTCGATGACTCTATTTCTTCTGGGCTGTTTCTTAAGCTTTCTTTTATTTGAGCGCGAAATCGCAATTACTGTGATGATTTTTTTAATCTTTGGCGACCTGGCCGCCAAGACCTTAGGCTTGGCCTATGGCCGGCACCGGTTGATCAATAAGACCTTTGAGGGCTCGTTAGCCCATTTTATCGCCTGCCTGATGTTTGGCTATATTGCGTATCAGTATAGTAATCTACCGCTGTTGTTAATCGTGATTGGGGCCTTTATTGCCACAATTGTGGAGCTTTTGCCTTTCAATATTGACGATAATGTCTCGGTGCCTGTGATTACTGGCGCAATTTTAAGTTTTTTTCACCTGTTTATTAGGTAACGGTTAATCTAAGGTTTCAATATAGATCTGCTGGTTCGTGTAAATATTAATGGAACCAGCAATTCTAATGGCCTCTTCTACAATAACTTTAGGCTCTAAATCGGTATACTTTAGAAGGGCTCGAGCCACCGCCAAGGCATATGGACCACCTGAGCCGATCGCTACAATGCCGTCATCGGGCTCAATCACATCACCAGCCCCAGAGACCAGATAAGAGTGCTCCTGGTTAATAATAGCCAGATGGGCCTCGAGCCGGCGTAATACCCGGTCCGCTCGCCAGTCCTTGGCCAATTCGACTACCGCCCGCGGTAGATTTCCGTGATATTCTTCAAGCTTCGCCTCAAAGCGCTCAAAAAGCGTAAAGGCATCCGCTGCTCCACCGGCAAAGCCAACCAGCACCTTATTATTATAAAGCTTACGGATCTTTTTGGCATGCTCTTTGATCACGGTATCACCTAAGGTTACCTGGCCATCACAAGCCATGGCGCATCTATTGTCCCTTCGTAAGCC comes from candidate division WOR-3 bacterium and encodes:
- the hslV gene encoding ATP-dependent protease subunit HslV codes for the protein MAKLIATTIIGLRRDNRCAMACDGQVTLGDTVIKEHAKKIRKLYNNKVLVGFAGGAADAFTLFERFEAKLEEYHGNLPRAVVELAKDWRADRVLRRLEAHLAIINQEHSYLVSGAGDVIEPDDGIVAIGSGGPYALAVARALLKYTDLEPKVIVEEAIRIAGSINIYTNQQIYIETLD